From the Arthrobacter sp. PM3 genome, one window contains:
- the groL gene encoding chaperonin GroEL (60 kDa chaperone family; promotes refolding of misfolded polypeptides especially under stressful conditions; forms two stacked rings of heptamers to form a barrel-shaped 14mer; ends can be capped by GroES; misfolded proteins enter the barrel where they are refolded when GroES binds): MAKQLAFNDAARRSLEAGIDKLANTVKVTLGPRGRNVVLDKKWGAPTITNDGVTIAREVELDDPYENLGAQLAKEVATKTNDVAGDGTTTATVLAQALVKEGLRNVAAGAAPGEIKRGIEVSVEAVAARLLENARPVEGTQVANVASISAQSDEVGELLAEAFGKVGKDGVITIEESSTTQTELVLTEGMQFDKGYLSPYFVTDAERQEAVLEDALILINQGKISSVQEFLPLLEKALQSSKPLFIIAEDVEGEALSTLIVNRIRGTLNVVAVKAPGFGDRRKAMLQDIATLTGAQVVSPELGLSLDTVGLEVLGTARRITVTKDNTTIVDGAGSAEDVAARVAQLRAELTRTDSDWDKEKLQERLAKLAGGIGVIKVGAATEVELKEKKHRIEDAVSSTRAALEEGIVAGGGSALIHALKALDEDSAVQALEGDAAAAVGIVRRALTQPLRWIAQNAGFDGYVVVAKVAESAVNQGFNAKSGDYEDLIAAGVIDPVKVTRAALRNAASIAALVLTTETLVVEKPADEDEHAGHQH; the protein is encoded by the coding sequence ATGGCAAAGCAGCTTGCGTTTAACGACGCTGCCCGCCGGTCGCTTGAAGCCGGCATCGACAAGCTCGCCAACACCGTCAAGGTCACGCTGGGCCCGCGCGGCCGCAACGTCGTACTGGACAAAAAGTGGGGCGCCCCCACGATCACCAACGACGGCGTGACCATCGCCCGCGAAGTCGAGCTGGATGACCCCTACGAAAACCTTGGCGCGCAGCTTGCCAAGGAAGTCGCCACCAAGACCAACGATGTTGCCGGTGACGGCACCACCACCGCCACCGTCCTGGCCCAGGCCCTGGTCAAGGAAGGCCTGCGCAACGTTGCGGCAGGCGCCGCACCGGGTGAGATCAAGCGCGGCATCGAGGTTTCCGTCGAAGCCGTCGCTGCCCGCCTGCTGGAGAACGCGCGCCCGGTCGAGGGCACGCAGGTTGCCAACGTTGCCTCCATCTCCGCCCAGAGCGACGAGGTCGGCGAGCTCCTGGCCGAGGCGTTCGGCAAGGTCGGCAAGGATGGTGTGATCACCATCGAGGAATCCTCCACCACGCAGACCGAACTGGTCCTCACCGAGGGCATGCAGTTCGACAAGGGCTACCTGTCCCCGTACTTCGTCACCGACGCGGAGCGCCAGGAAGCCGTCCTCGAGGACGCCCTGATCCTGATCAACCAGGGCAAGATCTCCTCAGTGCAGGAATTCCTGCCGCTGCTGGAAAAGGCGCTGCAGAGCTCCAAGCCGCTCTTCATCATCGCCGAGGACGTCGAGGGCGAGGCCCTCTCCACGCTGATCGTCAACCGCATCCGCGGCACCCTGAACGTCGTGGCCGTCAAGGCGCCGGGCTTCGGCGACCGCCGCAAGGCCATGCTGCAGGACATCGCGACCCTCACCGGCGCCCAGGTCGTTTCCCCGGAGCTGGGCCTGAGCCTGGACACCGTTGGCCTTGAGGTGCTCGGCACCGCCCGCCGCATCACGGTCACCAAGGACAATACGACGATCGTCGACGGCGCCGGTTCGGCCGAGGACGTTGCCGCCCGCGTTGCCCAGCTGCGCGCCGAGCTGACCCGTACGGATTCCGACTGGGACAAGGAAAAGCTGCAGGAACGCCTGGCCAAGCTGGCCGGCGGCATCGGCGTGATCAAGGTCGGCGCCGCCACCGAGGTCGAGCTGAAGGAAAAGAAGCACCGCATCGAGGACGCCGTGTCCTCGACCCGTGCGGCCCTTGAAGAAGGCATCGTCGCCGGTGGCGGCTCCGCCCTCATTCACGCGCTGAAGGCCCTCGACGAGGACTCCGCCGTTCAGGCCCTCGAAGGTGACGCGGCTGCCGCCGTCGGCATCGTCCGCCGCGCCCTGACCCAGCCGCTGCGCTGGATCGCCCAGAACGCCGGCTTTGACGGCTACGTGGTGGTTGCCAAGGTGGCCGAATCCGCCGTCAACCAGGGCTTCAACGCCAAGTCCGGCGACTACGAGGACCTGATCGCCGCCGGCGTGATCGACCCCGTCAAGGTGACGCGTGCGGCCCTCCGCAACGCTGCCTCCATCGCCGCGCTGGTCCTCACCACGGAAACCCTCGTGGTGGAGAAGCCGGCTGACGAAGACGAGCACGCAGGCCACCAGCACTAA
- the groES gene encoding co-chaperone GroES: protein MSVSIKPLEDRIVVRPLEAEQTTASGLVIPDSAQEKPQEGEVVAVGPGRFDDNGNRVPVDVAVGDVVIYSKYGGTEVKTGGTEYLVLSARDVLAIVVK, encoded by the coding sequence GTGTCGGTCTCTATTAAGCCTCTTGAGGATCGTATTGTTGTCCGCCCGCTCGAAGCCGAGCAGACCACGGCTTCCGGCCTGGTTATCCCGGACTCCGCACAGGAGAAGCCGCAGGAAGGCGAAGTTGTCGCCGTAGGCCCCGGCCGCTTCGACGACAACGGCAACCGCGTTCCCGTTGACGTTGCCGTCGGCGACGTCGTCATCTACTCCAAGTACGGCGGAACCGAAGTCAAGACCGGCGGCACCGAGTACCTCGTGCTCTCCGCCCGCGACGTTCTGGCGATCGTCGTAAAGTAA